AGCCTTGCGCCATTCATCGTGCTTAAAACTGCGGCGATAAAACGCGACAGTAAGAGTCTTTTCAGCCATTCCGACCTCACTTATCCATTCAGCGTTGATTATTCTGCGGCTCACCCAGGGCGCCACCGCTGGAGGGCTCAAGCATTTCGATTCCAGGCAGAGCCTCAAGTGCTGCACCTTTGAGGCTTATGCGCTCGATCTGCATTTGCTCGATGCCTTCACGGCCGGGCCGCAAGAGAGTGATTGCCGCGGAACTACCCACCGGCCCCCATAAATGCCGGCTCACCACTTCGGCGAAATCACTGCCGCGCAGAGGAAACCCGTCAACGGCGATGATAAGATCACCGGGCAGCACTCCAGCAGCGGCAGCAGGAGAGTTCTCGACCAGCGCCAGGACCACTAATTCCCCCGTTGAGGTGGGCACCACCTGCAAACCTATCCCACCCCATGACTGTTCCTGCGCGGCCCACCCA
The nucleotide sequence above comes from Geoalkalibacter ferrihydriticus DSM 17813. Encoded proteins:
- a CDS encoding PDZ domain-containing protein, with amino-acid sequence MTRFTRLWPRVLIVVLLAAGASLPGWAAQEQSWGGIGLQVVPTSTGELVVLALVENSPAAAAGVLPGDLIIAVDGFPLRGSDFAEVVSRHLWGPVGSSAAITLLRPGREGIEQMQIERISLKGAALEALPGIEMLEPSSGGALGEPQNNQR